One region of Epilithonimonas zeae genomic DNA includes:
- a CDS encoding T9SS type A sorting domain-containing protein — translation MLQILSTLKIQTKGLLAGGLLLSTQVFVNAQCSITGWKKVSQGENYSIALKEDGTIWIWGQNTYGLLGNGSTAATEIKHPTQIGTDANWTDISTGRNFALAIKGNGDLYGWGANYYGEQGTGNNTDLSAPTLIQQNVKAFSAGYYHTMIVKTDGTLWGAGYNDYSGLGVGTSTFSYNTFQQEATKATDWATVTATYYNSFAIKTDGTLWSAGANAEGQNGLGTPGSVGAQTATFTQVGTDKNWKAIAGGLHHTLGLKTNGELWSWGRSLYGNLGLGNTTQYFTPQQIPGTTWAAIGATNESSSALKTDGSLWTWGYNGYGILGIGTTTSVSTPTKVGTENTWKNIPVRSGENSSGGIKTDTALFTWGADSYWQLGNNDGTATNSTVPTQVTCVDNQLAVNDVSSEKKVSLYPNPTKDVVVLQSAKAVSEVKVYNLAGSLVKSFTNVSDNKINVSDLSAGVYVVKINDSAEGVKLIKK, via the coding sequence ATGTTACAAATTTTATCAACTCTAAAAATCCAAACAAAAGGCTTGTTGGCTGGCGGATTATTACTCTCTACGCAAGTTTTTGTTAACGCGCAATGTTCAATCACAGGTTGGAAAAAAGTTTCTCAAGGAGAGAATTACAGTATTGCTCTTAAAGAAGATGGAACTATTTGGATTTGGGGGCAAAATACTTATGGGCTGCTTGGTAATGGATCTACTGCTGCCACAGAAATTAAACATCCTACCCAAATTGGTACAGACGCAAACTGGACAGATATATCTACGGGGCGTAATTTTGCTTTGGCTATAAAAGGCAATGGAGATTTGTATGGTTGGGGAGCTAATTATTATGGAGAACAGGGGACAGGAAATAATACAGATCTTTCCGCACCAACATTGATTCAGCAAAATGTTAAAGCATTTTCTGCAGGGTACTACCACACTATGATTGTTAAAACAGATGGGACTCTTTGGGGTGCTGGTTATAATGACTACAGTGGTCTTGGTGTAGGAACCAGCACGTTTTCATACAACACATTCCAGCAAGAAGCTACAAAAGCAACAGACTGGGCGACTGTTACTGCTACTTATTACAACTCATTTGCAATTAAAACAGATGGTACACTATGGTCAGCCGGAGCCAATGCTGAAGGGCAAAATGGTTTAGGAACTCCAGGTTCTGTTGGTGCTCAAACTGCTACTTTTACACAAGTAGGTACAGACAAAAACTGGAAAGCAATTGCTGGAGGTTTACATCATACACTTGGATTGAAAACTAATGGAGAATTATGGTCTTGGGGAAGAAGTCTTTATGGAAATTTGGGGTTAGGTAATACAACTCAGTATTTTACTCCACAACAAATTCCTGGTACCACTTGGGCAGCAATTGGAGCGACAAACGAGTCTTCTTCTGCTCTTAAAACTGATGGTTCTCTATGGACTTGGGGCTACAATGGATATGGAATATTAGGAATTGGAACTACGACAAGTGTTAGTACTCCTACCAAAGTGGGAACGGAGAATACTTGGAAAAATATCCCTGTAAGATCTGGAGAGAATTCTTCTGGAGGAATAAAGACTGATACTGCTTTATTTACTTGGGGAGCTGATAGCTACTGGCAGTTAGGTAATAATGATGGAACTGCAACTAATAGTACTGTTCCTACACAAGTGACTTGTGTAGATAATCAACTGGCTGTGAATGATGTTTCTTCAGAGAAAAAAGTTTCTTTATATCCTAACCCAACGAAGGATGTTGTAGTATTACAATCTGCAAAAGCTGTTTCTGAAGTGAAAGTTTATAATCTTGCCGGTTCATTAGTAAAATCATTTACCAATGTTTCTGATAACAAAATCAATGTTTCGGATTTATCAGCAGGTGTTTATGTTGTGAAAATCAATGACTCAGCAGAAGGCGTGAAGTTGATTAAAAAATAA
- a CDS encoding M43 family zinc metalloprotease has product MKKILLTLVSILSLSAYGQRTCGTSKKMAEFFAANPEAAANRTTLKDFLVNNKSQVNRKAGVITIPVVVHVIYKNNTQNVSDAQIASQLKVLNDDFRKLNADFSTVVPSYFQGNASDMELAFCLATKDPNGNTTTGIERKSVASGFDFDTKYYTTSGLKAWDTTKYLNIWVGPFTDTDLLGWAYLPDAAGQAYDGLCIGYYCFGTNGTAAAPYNKGRTATHEIGHYFGLEHPWGEEDYGDSPDKSVCGTTGWSDFCNDTPATYYPHFSKPSNVNIYTCVSTPNGAMFMNYMDYVQDNQMAFFTNDQKTIAQNTMAGPRASLLNSNACSLLAVDDVEKSNSINVFPNPAVNYISIASPLVKINEVEIFSNDGRLVKRANIKNETDKIDVKSLPVGTYYVRTYDNGNFIKSMKFIKN; this is encoded by the coding sequence ATGAAGAAAATTCTATTAACATTAGTAAGCATTCTAAGCTTGAGTGCTTACGGACAGAGGACTTGTGGTACAAGTAAGAAAATGGCTGAGTTTTTTGCAGCTAATCCAGAAGCAGCGGCGAACAGAACTACTTTAAAAGATTTTTTAGTTAATAATAAATCTCAAGTCAACAGAAAAGCTGGAGTTATTACAATTCCAGTTGTAGTGCACGTAATTTATAAGAATAACACACAGAATGTATCAGATGCTCAAATTGCTTCTCAGCTAAAAGTATTGAACGATGATTTCAGAAAACTAAATGCAGATTTCAGCACAGTTGTGCCATCTTATTTTCAAGGAAATGCTTCTGATATGGAATTAGCATTCTGTCTGGCGACCAAAGATCCTAATGGGAATACTACAACAGGAATTGAGAGAAAATCTGTTGCTTCAGGTTTTGATTTTGATACTAAGTATTATACAACATCAGGATTAAAAGCTTGGGATACTACAAAATATCTTAATATATGGGTTGGTCCTTTTACTGATACTGATTTGTTAGGCTGGGCCTATTTGCCAGATGCAGCTGGACAAGCATATGATGGATTGTGTATTGGATATTACTGTTTTGGAACAAATGGTACTGCCGCTGCACCTTATAATAAAGGAAGAACAGCAACTCACGAAATTGGACATTATTTTGGACTGGAACATCCATGGGGTGAAGAAGATTATGGTGATAGTCCAGATAAAAGTGTTTGCGGGACAACAGGTTGGAGTGATTTCTGTAATGATACTCCAGCAACATATTACCCTCACTTTAGTAAGCCTAGCAATGTTAATATTTATACTTGTGTAAGTACACCAAATGGTGCAATGTTTATGAACTATATGGACTATGTACAGGATAATCAGATGGCATTTTTTACTAATGATCAGAAAACAATCGCCCAAAATACAATGGCTGGCCCAAGAGCTAGTTTGTTAAATTCCAATGCTTGTTCTCTTTTAGCAGTTGATGATGTAGAGAAATCAAACTCAATCAATGTTTTTCCAAATCCTGCTGTTAATTATATTTCGATTGCTTCGCCTTTGGTGAAAATCAATGAAGTTGAGATCTTTAGTAATGACGGAAGATTGGTAAAAAGAGCTAATATCAAAAATGAAACAGACAAGATTGATGTGAAAAGTCTTCCTGTCGGAACTTATTATGTGAGAACTTATGACAATGGTAACTTCATCAAGTCAATGAAGTTTATCAAGAACTAA
- a CDS encoding nucleoid-associated protein translates to MFSKITVHRVGNKINGESLTLSQEELQLEDEMKELLGNYFINAFKSEEQFQFYSDSYLVNNPVYSAVSEIFEDKSKFQWESENIAKHLYEAAENPRVQAGELFLVYFEGEVFESADGQSEKTDSIGIFKTEKREGFLKINPQDESFEIERDFGISLSKIDKAALIYNSEKESGYVLSVIDNNKNGDIYYWFEDFLKVKQRDNEYFHTQETLSVYKDFITQQLPQEFEVSKADQADFLNKSINFFKDKEEFKYDDFVKEVLVDDSVIESFSNFKSDYEQDMQIAIAEDFPINNQAVKKQQRHFKSIIKLDKNFHIYIHGDRDKLETGQDDKGKYYRLYFDEEK, encoded by the coding sequence ATGTTTTCAAAAATTACAGTTCATAGAGTCGGGAATAAAATCAATGGAGAATCTTTAACGCTTTCTCAGGAAGAGCTACAGCTGGAAGATGAGATGAAAGAATTGCTCGGGAATTACTTCATCAATGCTTTCAAATCTGAGGAACAATTTCAGTTTTATAGTGATTCTTATTTGGTTAATAATCCTGTTTACAGTGCTGTTTCAGAAATTTTTGAAGACAAATCCAAATTCCAGTGGGAATCTGAAAACATTGCCAAGCATCTTTACGAAGCAGCGGAAAACCCTAGAGTTCAGGCAGGAGAGTTGTTTCTGGTTTATTTTGAGGGCGAAGTTTTTGAGTCTGCAGATGGACAAAGTGAAAAGACGGACTCTATCGGGATTTTCAAAACCGAAAAAAGAGAAGGTTTCCTGAAAATCAATCCTCAGGACGAATCTTTTGAAATCGAAAGAGATTTCGGAATCAGTCTGTCAAAGATTGATAAAGCGGCTCTGATTTATAACAGCGAAAAAGAAAGTGGCTACGTTTTGTCTGTGATAGACAACAACAAAAACGGCGACATCTATTATTGGTTTGAGGATTTTCTAAAAGTAAAACAGCGCGATAACGAGTACTTCCATACACAGGAGACTTTGTCTGTTTATAAAGATTTTATCACACAACAATTGCCTCAGGAATTCGAAGTTTCTAAGGCTGACCAAGCCGACTTCTTGAATAAGTCTATTAATTTCTTTAAGGATAAAGAAGAATTCAAATACGATGATTTTGTGAAAGAAGTTTTGGTGGATGATAGTGTGATAGAAAGTTTTTCTAACTTCAAATCCGACTATGAGCAGGATATGCAGATTGCGATTGCAGAAGATTTTCCTATTAATAATCAGGCGGTTAAAAAGCAGCAGAGACATTTCAAATCCATCATCAAACTTGATAAAAATTTCCACATCTACATCCACGGCGACCGAGACAAATTAGAAACTGGACAGGATGATAAAGGGAAATATTACCGTTTATACTTCGATGAAGAGAAATAG
- the ppk1 gene encoding polyphosphate kinase 1, with translation MAQEFNPRDVTWLAFNARVLQEAMDKSVPIHLRIRFLGIFSNNLDEFFRVRVAGLKRAMDFKQKLLAESFYDAPSKILQKINKLVIHQQEDFDKTWKDVQREMAKEKVFIKDYKHLTAEQKEFVVKYFDEEVESNVIPILLHDNKPMPYLREKSLFIGVAMRRKEWQYESQYAIIELPVTANGRFVLLPTEDKEQKDVMLLEDVIIYNLPHIFSYFGYDEYTAHCFKVTKDAEFDLDNDIKTTLADKIEKGIKSRRKGKPTRFVFDKEIDKALLEFLIKKLSLSKKDSIIPGQKIHNFRHFMDFPDVFKAYQKPVERTTFIHPEFAKKQRVTDVIIKKDVLLTFPYHSYDSVIDLLREAAMDPDVKSIQITAYRLASSSKIANALINAVRNGKEVTVMLELRARFDEESNLWWKDRFELEGVKVLLGIPNKKVHAKLCIIKKRVNNRTIQYGFVSTGNFNEKTAKIYGDHLLMTSNRAIMADINKVFHALNKPKADPTIALKSCKTLMVCPVFMREKIIAHIDKEIEEAKAGRKAEMIVKVNSLSDKTLILKLYEAAQAGVNTKMIVRGIYCAVNQKEFKKKIYAISIVDEYLEHARVMYFYNKGAENMYISSADWMTRNLDYRIEAATPILQKNLKKELKELLEIQLEDNVKARILDKNMRNEYVESNKTDQKRSQIETYNYLKNQKY, from the coding sequence ATGGCACAAGAATTTAATCCGCGCGACGTTACTTGGCTTGCTTTCAATGCCAGAGTTTTGCAGGAAGCAATGGACAAAAGCGTTCCGATACATCTCAGAATTCGTTTTTTAGGAATTTTCTCCAATAATTTGGATGAGTTTTTCCGCGTGAGAGTTGCAGGATTGAAACGTGCAATGGACTTTAAACAAAAGCTTCTTGCCGAATCTTTTTACGATGCACCTTCCAAAATTCTTCAAAAAATCAATAAATTGGTTATCCATCAGCAGGAAGATTTTGACAAGACTTGGAAAGATGTTCAGCGCGAAATGGCAAAGGAAAAAGTTTTCATCAAAGATTATAAACATCTGACTGCAGAGCAAAAAGAATTTGTTGTCAAATATTTTGATGAAGAAGTAGAATCTAATGTCATCCCGATTTTACTTCACGACAATAAACCAATGCCTTACCTTCGGGAAAAAAGTCTCTTCATTGGTGTGGCAATGCGAAGAAAAGAATGGCAATACGAAAGCCAGTATGCGATTATTGAACTTCCTGTAACCGCTAACGGGAGATTTGTTCTTTTGCCGACAGAAGACAAAGAACAAAAAGATGTGATGCTTTTGGAAGACGTCATTATCTATAATCTTCCGCATATTTTCTCTTATTTTGGATATGACGAGTATACGGCACATTGTTTCAAGGTGACAAAAGATGCAGAATTTGATTTGGACAATGATATCAAAACAACCTTAGCTGATAAAATCGAAAAAGGAATTAAAAGCCGAAGAAAAGGGAAACCAACACGTTTTGTCTTCGATAAAGAAATTGATAAAGCTCTGTTGGAATTTCTCATCAAAAAGTTAAGCTTAAGCAAAAAAGACAGCATTATTCCGGGACAAAAGATTCATAATTTCAGACATTTTATGGATTTCCCTGATGTTTTTAAAGCTTATCAGAAACCTGTCGAAAGAACCACTTTCATCCATCCGGAATTTGCCAAGAAACAAAGAGTCACGGATGTGATTATCAAGAAAGATGTTTTACTGACTTTTCCTTATCATTCTTATGACTCGGTTATCGATTTGCTAAGAGAAGCCGCGATGGACCCGGATGTGAAATCAATCCAAATTACGGCGTACAGACTGGCATCGAGTTCCAAAATCGCCAATGCTTTGATTAATGCTGTTCGAAATGGTAAAGAAGTAACTGTAATGCTGGAACTGAGGGCGAGGTTCGATGAAGAGTCTAATCTTTGGTGGAAGGACAGATTCGAGCTGGAAGGTGTAAAAGTTCTTCTCGGAATTCCGAATAAAAAAGTCCACGCCAAATTATGCATCATTAAGAAAAGAGTGAATAACCGAACCATCCAATACGGTTTTGTCAGCACAGGAAATTTCAACGAAAAGACGGCAAAAATCTATGGAGACCATTTGTTAATGACTTCCAACAGGGCTATAATGGCAGACATCAACAAAGTTTTTCATGCCCTTAACAAACCAAAAGCTGACCCAACTATCGCTTTGAAAAGTTGTAAAACATTGATGGTTTGTCCGGTTTTTATGCGTGAAAAAATCATCGCTCACATCGATAAAGAAATAGAAGAAGCCAAAGCTGGCAGAAAAGCAGAAATGATTGTCAAAGTTAATTCACTGAGTGATAAAACTTTGATTTTAAAACTTTACGAAGCGGCACAAGCTGGCGTGAATACCAAGATGATTGTCCGTGGCATCTATTGCGCTGTGAATCAGAAAGAATTCAAGAAGAAAATCTATGCGATAAGTATTGTTGACGAATATCTGGAACATGCCCGAGTGATGTATTTTTATAACAAAGGAGCGGAAAATATGTACATTTCTTCTGCCGATTGGATGACCCGAAATTTGGATTACAGAATAGAAGCTGCAACGCCAATCCTTCAGAAAAATCTTAAGAAAGAACTGAAAGAACTTTTGGAAATTCAGCTTGAGGATAATGTGAAAGCTAGAATCCTTGACAAAAATATGCGAAACGAATATGTTGAAAGTAATAAAACAGACCAGAAAAGGTCACAAATAGAAACTTATAATTACCTGAAAAACCAGAAATATTAA
- a CDS encoding thioredoxin family protein translates to MKIPKILMLFALFLIQMNFAQEKADVILNKTLTQAKAENKNVLLIFHASWCGWCKLMEKNMNLPATKPLFDKNYVTAYVDVQERGEKKSLENPGGQELMNKYKGQTAGLPFWLMINPEGEVLADSFDDKGENIGSPASKEEVAFFLAKLEKTSHLNKAELQTVQQIFVKKN, encoded by the coding sequence ATGAAAATTCCAAAAATTCTTATGCTTTTCGCATTGTTTCTGATACAAATGAACTTTGCTCAGGAAAAAGCAGATGTGATTCTAAATAAAACTTTAACCCAAGCTAAAGCAGAAAATAAAAATGTTCTTTTGATATTTCACGCTTCTTGGTGTGGCTGGTGTAAGCTGATGGAGAAGAATATGAATCTGCCAGCAACAAAGCCACTTTTCGATAAGAATTATGTGACGGCTTATGTGGATGTTCAGGAACGTGGAGAGAAGAAAAGTTTAGAAAATCCAGGCGGGCAGGAATTAATGAACAAATATAAAGGACAAACAGCAGGACTTCCTTTTTGGCTGATGATAAATCCTGAAGGTGAGGTTTTAGCTGATTCTTTTGATGACAAAGGTGAGAATATCGGTTCGCCAGCATCGAAGGAGGAGGTTGCTTTTTTCTTAGCTAAACTCGAGAAAACATCTCATCTCAACAAGGCAGAACTCCAAACTGTACAACAAATTTTTGTAAAGAAAAATTAA
- the dnaK gene encoding molecular chaperone DnaK, which produces MSKIIGIDLGTTNSCVAVMEGKDAVVIPNAEGKRTTPSIVAFTEDGERKVGDPAKRQAVTNPKKTVYSIKRFIGTHFKEDAQEISRVPYEVVAGPNDTVKVKIDDREYTPQEISAMTLQKMKKTAEDYLGQEVTRAVITVPAYFNDAQRQATKEAGEIAGLKVERIINEPTAAALAYGMDKSHKDQKIAVYDLGGGTFDVSILDLGDGVFEVLSTNGDTHLGGDDFDDVIINWMADEFKAEEGVDLKADAIALQRLKEAAEKAKIELSSSPQTEINLPYITATASGPKHLVKTLTKAKFEQLSADLVRRSMEPCKKALSDAGLSISDIDEVILVGGSTRIPIIQEEVEKFFGKKPSKGVNPDEVVAIGAAIQGGVLTGDVTDVLLLDVTPLSLGIETMGSVFTKLIEANTTIPTKKSEVFSTASDNQPAVSIRVGQGERPMFNDNKEIGRFDLTDIPPAQRGVPQIEVTFDIDANGILSVSAKDKGTGKEQSIKIQASSGLSDEEIERMKKEAQENSAADAKKKEEVEIFNKADGLIFQTEKQLKEFGDKLSADKKAAIETAHAELKTAFEAKNGDDVKAKTEALDAAWMAASEEMYAQGQGADAGAQQTQGQANGAEDVQDADFEEVK; this is translated from the coding sequence ATGAGTAAAATAATCGGAATTGACTTAGGTACTACCAACTCTTGCGTAGCAGTAATGGAAGGTAAAGATGCTGTAGTTATCCCTAACGCAGAAGGTAAAAGAACTACGCCATCTATTGTGGCATTCACAGAAGATGGTGAGAGAAAAGTAGGTGACCCTGCAAAAAGACAAGCTGTAACCAATCCAAAGAAAACGGTTTATTCAATCAAAAGATTTATCGGAACTCACTTCAAAGAAGATGCTCAGGAAATTTCTAGAGTACCTTATGAAGTAGTTGCTGGACCAAACGATACTGTAAAAGTAAAAATCGACGACAGAGAATATACACCACAAGAGATTTCTGCAATGACGCTTCAGAAAATGAAGAAAACTGCTGAAGATTATCTTGGACAAGAAGTAACAAGAGCGGTAATTACTGTTCCTGCTTACTTTAACGATGCTCAAAGACAGGCTACTAAAGAAGCTGGTGAAATCGCAGGTCTTAAAGTAGAAAGAATTATCAATGAGCCTACAGCAGCAGCTTTGGCTTATGGTATGGATAAGTCTCACAAAGATCAAAAAATTGCAGTTTATGATTTAGGTGGTGGTACTTTCGACGTTTCTATCCTTGATTTAGGAGACGGCGTATTCGAAGTATTGTCTACAAATGGTGATACACACTTAGGAGGTGATGACTTTGATGATGTAATCATTAACTGGATGGCAGACGAATTCAAAGCTGAAGAAGGTGTTGATTTGAAAGCCGACGCAATTGCGCTTCAAAGATTGAAAGAAGCAGCTGAAAAAGCTAAAATCGAGTTGTCTTCTTCTCCTCAAACAGAAATCAACCTTCCTTATATCACAGCTACAGCTTCAGGTCCTAAACACTTGGTTAAGACTTTGACTAAAGCTAAATTCGAGCAATTATCTGCTGACTTGGTAAGACGTTCTATGGAGCCTTGTAAAAAAGCGCTTTCTGATGCAGGTCTTTCTATCAGCGATATCGACGAGGTAATCTTGGTAGGTGGTTCTACAAGAATCCCGATCATCCAGGAAGAAGTTGAGAAATTCTTCGGTAAAAAACCTTCAAAAGGAGTTAACCCGGATGAGGTTGTTGCTATCGGAGCAGCTATCCAAGGTGGAGTTTTAACGGGAGACGTTACAGACGTTCTTTTGTTAGACGTTACGCCACTTTCTTTAGGTATCGAAACTATGGGTTCTGTTTTTACTAAATTAATTGAAGCGAACACTACGATCCCAACTAAGAAATCTGAGGTTTTCTCTACAGCGTCTGACAATCAGCCTGCAGTAAGCATCAGAGTAGGACAAGGTGAGAGACCAATGTTCAACGATAACAAAGAGATTGGTAGATTTGATTTAACAGATATTCCACCAGCACAAAGAGGAGTTCCTCAGATTGAAGTAACTTTCGATATCGATGCTAACGGAATCTTGAGCGTTTCTGCAAAAGATAAAGGAACAGGTAAAGAGCAATCTATCAAAATCCAAGCATCTTCTGGACTTTCTGACGAAGAAATCGAAAGAATGAAAAAAGAAGCGCAGGAAAACTCTGCAGCTGATGCTAAGAAAAAAGAAGAAGTTGAAATCTTCAACAAAGCTGACGGATTGATTTTCCAAACTGAAAAGCAATTGAAAGAATTTGGTGATAAGTTATCTGCTGACAAAAAAGCAGCAATTGAAACTGCTCACGCAGAATTGAAAACAGCTTTCGAAGCTAAGAATGGAGATGATGTTAAAGCTAAAACAGAAGCTCTAGACGCAGCTTGGATGGCAGCATCTGAAGAAATGTATGCGCAAGGACAAGGTGCAGATGCAGGAGCTCAGCAAACTCAAGGTCAAGCAAACGGAGCAGAAGATGTTCAGGATGCAGACTTCGAAGAAGTTAAGTAA